Proteins from one Choloepus didactylus isolate mChoDid1 chromosome 4, mChoDid1.pri, whole genome shotgun sequence genomic window:
- the DNAAF2 gene encoding protein kintoun isoform X3 produces the protein MQEYNYDKLHKKEERINGRSNLNEKENKEHLTTTTTDVVQKHILGNARPSEFVIDKALETYSCGSVACLQQESLDNSQVLFGKSQQPKSTVKPEFIKEKSAYSNEEKQNLKEKTLTEKKELDDHLSSLLNTTTVHNLSAFESIKETNMQDGSVQIIKDHVTQCAFSFQNPLLYDLD, from the coding sequence ATGCAAGAATATAACTATGATAAGCttcataaaaaggaagaaagaatcaatggaaGAAGTAatctgaatgaaaaagaaaataaagaacatctTACCACCACTACAACTGATGTTGTACAAAAACATATACTGGGAAATGCCAGACCTTCTGAATTTGTAATAGATAAAGCACTAGAAACATACAGTTGTGGTTCAGTTGCATGCTTGCAACAAGAGTCTCTTGACAATTCTCAAGTGCTATTTGGAAAATCTCAGCAACCTAAGTCAACAGTGAAACCTgagtttataaaagaaaaaagtgcttACTCAAATGaggaaaaacagaatttaaaagaaaaaacattaactGAAAAGAAAGAATTAGATGATCACCTATCTTCATTACTGAACACAACTACAGTTCACAATCTATCTGCttttgaaagcataaaagaaactaATATGCAGGATGGTAGTGTGCAGATTATTAAAGATCATGTGACTCAGTGTGCATTCAGTTTTCAGAATCCTTTGCTATATGACCTGGattaa
- the MGAT2 gene encoding alpha-1,6-mannosyl-glycoprotein 2-beta-N-acetylglucosaminyltransferase has protein sequence MRFRVYKRKVLILTLVVAACGFVLWSSNGRQRKNEALVPPLLQDAEPARGIRRVSNESAAPLVPAAPQPEADNLTLRYRSLVYQLNFDQTLRNVDKAGSWAPRELVLVVQVHNRPEYLRLLLDSLRKAQDIDNVLIIFSHDFWSTEINQLIAGVDFCPVLQVFFPFSIQLYPNEFPGSDPRDCPRDLEKNAALKMGCINAEYPDSFGHYREAKFSQTKHHWWWKLHFVWERVKILQDYAGLILFLEEDHYLAPDFYHVFKKMWKLKQQECPECDVLSLGTYITSPSFYGIADKVDVKTWKSTEHNMGLALTRDAYQKLIECTETFCTYDDYNWDWTLQYLTVSCLPKFWKVLVPRVPRIFHAGDCGMHHKKICRPSAQSVQIESLLNNNKQYMFPETLMISEKFTMEAASPPRKNGGWGDIRDHELCKSYRRLQ, from the coding sequence ATGAGGTTCCGCGTCTACAAACGGAAAGTACTGATCCTGACGCTCGTGGTGGCCGCCTGCGGCTTCGTTCTGTGGAGCAGCAATGGGCGACAACGAAAGAACGAGGCCCTCGTCCCGCCGTTGCTGCAGGACGCCGAGCCCGCGCGAGGCATCCGTAGGGTCTCCAACGAGTCGGCGGCTCCGCTCGTCCCGGCTGCCCCGCAGCCGGAGGCGGACAACCTGACGCTGCGGTACCGGTCTCTAGTCTATCAGCTGAACTTTGACCAGACGCTGAGAAATGTAGATAAGGCCGGCTCCTGGGCCCCCCGGGAACTGGTGCTGGTCGTCCAGGTGCATAACCGGCCTGAATACCTCAGATTGCTCCTGGACTCACTTCGAAAAGCCCAGGACATTGACAACGTCCTCATCATCTTTAGCCACGATTTCTGGTCGACAGAGATCAATCAGCTGATCGCCGGGGTGGATTTCTGTCCAGTTCTGCAGGTATTCTTTCCTTTCAGCATTCAGTTGTACCCTAACGAGTTTCCGGGCAGTGACCCCAGAGATTGCCCCAGAGACCTGGAGAAAAATGCAGCTTTGAAGATGGGGTGCATTAACGCCGAGTATCCCGACTCCTTCGGCCATTATAGAGAGGCCAAGTTCTCGCAAACCAAGCACCACTGGTGGTGGAAGCTGCATTTTGTATGGGAGAGGGTTAAAATTCTTCAAGACTATGCTGGCCTTATACTTTTCTTAGAGGAGGATCACTACTTAGCTCCAGATTTTTACCATGTCTTCAAAAAGATGTGGAAATTGAAGCAGCAAGAGTGTCCTGAGTGTGATGTTCTCTCCCTGGGGACATATATTACCAGTCCCAGTTTCTATGGCATTGCTGACAAGGTAGATGTGAAAACTTGGAAATCCACAGAGCACAATATGGGTCTAGCGTTGACCCGGGATGCATATCAGAAGCTGATTGAGTGCACAGAGACTTTCTGTACTTATGATGATTATAACTGGGACTGGACTCTTCAATATTTGACTGTATCTTGTCTTCCAAAATTCTGGAAAGTGCTGGTTCCTCGAGTTCCTAGGATTTTTCATGCTGGGGACTGTGGTATGCACCATAAAAAAATCTGTAGACCATCCGCCCAGAGTGTCCAAATTGAGTCACTCTTAAACAATAATAAACAGTACATGTTTCCAGAAACTCTAATGATTAGTGAGAAATTTACTATGGAAGCTGCTTCCCCACCTAGGAAAAATGGAGGGTGGGGAGATATTAGGGATCATGAACTCTGTAAAAGTTATAGAAGGCTGCAGTGA
- the RPL36AL gene encoding 60S ribosomal protein L36a-like, with the protein MVNVPKTRRTFCKKCGKHQPHKVTQYKKGKDSLYAQGKRRYDRKQSGYGGQTKPIFRKKAKTTKKIVLRLECVEPNCRSKRMLAIKRCKHFELGGDKKRKGQVIQF; encoded by the coding sequence ATGGTCAATGTACCTAAAACCCGAAGGACTTTCTGTAAGAAGTGTGGCAAGCATCAGCCTCACAAAGTGACCCAGTATAAGAAGGGCAAGGATTCCCTGTATGCCCAGGGAAAGAGGCGCTATGATCGGAAGCAGAGTGGCTATGGAGGGCAGACGAAACCAATTTTCCGGAAGAAGGCTAAAACCACAAAGAAGATTGTGCTGAGGCTTGAATGTGTGGAGCCTAACTGCAGATCAAAGAGGATGCTGGCCATTAAGAGATGCAAGCATTTTGAATTGGGAGGAGATAAGAAGAGAAAGGGCCAAGTGATCCAGTTCTAA